TTCCACCCCTAATGTACGAACCGTGTCAAATTCTTCTTTCCCGGCTACGAATTCCGCGATGACCTTGGCACCGATTCGATGCGCCATTTCCGTCATTGCAGAGGTAAGAAGAAAAGGAGTCTGACTGAGGTGAATTCCTTTGATAAACTTTCCGTCGATTTTGATATAGTCGGGATCGATCTCCATCAATCTTTCGAAATTGGATTGATCCACTCCGAAGTCGTCGATCGCAATCTTACAACCGCACTCCTTGAGTTCTTTGATCGTTTCCAAACCTCGATCTCCTCCGGCGAGCCGATCGGTTTCCAAAATTTCAAGAGTCAATCTTTCCGGAAGAATTCCATAGTGTTGCAGACGACTTACGACCCAAAGGACAAACCCTTTTTTTTCTAGATCGGATTCCGAAATGTTTACGGAAAAAGAATATTCGGGATGTTTTGAAAAATAACGAAGCGATTTTTCGATCATGATCGGAGTCAGAAGTCGAATGATCCCGGTCGATCTTGCGATCGAGATAAAACTCGCGGGTGAATAGACTTGATCTCCTTCTTGGATTCTCGCAAGACATTCAAATTTTGTAATTCTTTCGAGTTTGTTGTCGTAGATTCCCTGAAAATAAGGAATCACGTTGCCCGCGTTGATCGCGTCGTTCAACTTTCTTCCGAGGATCAGGTTGATCTGATACTGATCCCCTTCCTCCATCGAATTGGAATACTGCATGAGTTCGAGTTCTCGGTTTTGAGCCGCGTTCATCATAGCAATTCTCGCCTTATAGTATAACGCCGTATAGTCGGTCGCGACTCCGATGGAAACGTTTACACGAAAAGAAATTCCGTCGGCTTCCAGATATTCCGATCTTAGAAGAATCCGAAATGCCACAAGAAGAGAATGGAATTTGCTTTCTTCGAGATCGGAAAGGACAGCGACCTCGTCTTGATAGAGGTGAAACAACCTTCCGGACTTTCCCAAAAACGTAGAAAGAGAATTTAAGAATTGGCTAAGGACCTTGTGATAGACTCCGACTCCGAAATGATGGGTCGTAGAAGTGGAGGATTCGATTCGGATAACGGAAAGTGTGGAAGGAATTTTCAGGACTTCCCTTTCGTCCAGAGACCTTCGTAAACTCTCCAGATTCGGGAGTTCAGTTTCTCTGTCATAGAGAAGGGTCTTTTCCAATTTCTGATTGAGATCCAAAAGAGAGACGTCCTTAAAATAGGATTTGAGCGCCTCTCGAATCGTAAGAATCAAGTCGTTGGAATCCCAGGGTTTGGAAAGATATCGGTATAAGTTTGCGTGGTTCAACGCGTTTCCCACCGCGTCGGCGGACGCTTGCCCCGTCAGCATGATCTTTCGGATATCCGGATTTCGATTGTGGATTCGGATTAGGAGTTCGTCTCCTTTAACTCCGGGCATTACCTGATCACAGATGATGACCGGAATATCGATCCCGCTCGCCATATATTCTTCCAGAATTTCCCAGGCCGACTCCGCGTCTTCCGCGGTTTCAATATCGTATTCTTTACCGAATGCGAGTTTGAGTTGTTCTTTGAGTCCCCTCAGGATGATCAATTCGTCGTCGACTAAGAGTATGACGGGTTTAGAATCTCCGCTTTCTTTCTTAGAAATTTCGTTTCCGTTCATTCATAATCCTAAAACAGTGTTTCATTTAACATTATACGATAGGCGGAACGATTTGTGATTGGAAATTTATTTCCAAAAAAGTAATTTTAATCTTTCGCCGATTGTAATTTTAGAAAATCGGAAGAATTCATTCTTCCAACTTTCGTTCCCAAATTCACGTTAGTTTTTTCTAATGCCGAATGCCCAAATCGAACAGTCAAAGTTCTTATATTTGACAACCGGGTCTGTAATTATACTCTTCCCCGTAGAACGCCAATTATTTTTTTATATTCCCATTAAATCTGGAAGGTTTTGATGCTCCTTGTTAATTTTGAGAACGAAAGAGAAATTAGTTTACCCGAAAATTCCACTCCTCAGAGCCTGTTAGAAATTAGCTTAGCCAATGGAATCCCTCACACACACGCTTGTGGAGGAAATGCAAGATGTTCCACATGCCGTGTCTTAGTTTTGGAAAATCCTTCCAATTTATCGGAGCCTCAACAAAAAGAAAAGGATCTGTCACAAAAGAAAGGCTTTCCTGAGTCCGTTCGACTCGCGTGTCAGGCAAAAGTGTTAGGAGACGTTCGAGTTCGAAGAATCGTTTTAGACGACGAGGACTACAATCTTACTATTCCAGGATCGGCTACGATCTCCGGAGAAGAAAAAGAAATCGCGATCCTATTTAGTGACATTCGTGACTTTACTAGTTTTTCGGAATCACATCTTCCTTACGACGTGATCCATATTCTCAACCGTTATTTTTACAAGATGGGTGATATCGTTTTAAAACACGGCGGGAAGATCGACAAATATATCGGAGACGGACTTATGGCCCTCTTCGGAGTAGACGGAGGTTCCGCGGAAGAAGTTTGTATCAGCGCTTTGCGTGCTGCAAAAGAGATGGAACTCGAACTCTATTCTCTCAACGAATATCTAAAATCTCATTTTCATATCTCGTTTCGAATCGGAGTCGGGGTACATTATGGAAGTTGCATATTAGGACAACTCGGACATCCGGCTAACATGTCTTTTACGGCGATCGGAGATTCCGTAAACATGGCGAGTAGAATCGAGTCCAAAACAAAAAAGGCGGGAGCGACCGTTCTCGTCTCGGAATCGTTATACGAACAGGTTCGCGGTCGAGTTCGTAAAGGAAGAACCTTTTCCACAAAACTCAAGGGAAAAACCGGAGATTACAAACTCTACGAGATCCAAGAGATTCTTAAAAAAGCGAGTCTCAATACTTGGGAAGAAGCCAGAAACTATCTCAGAAAGATCATCCTCGTTCGGGAAACCGGAAGTTGGTTAAAACTCGTCTATCATATCGCTTGTCTCTTTGACGAAAAAGAAAACTGGCTTGGACTCGGCGCGGCCGCCCACTTTCAAAACTTCAGAACTCTTTCCGAAAACCAAGACCTCGTCGCAAATCTGGATCGGATCATCGAAGCAAAAGAAACCTTCTCTCAAAAAAGCGAAACCTCGTATTCACTCGCGGACTTCTTGGCGCTAGCAGGCGCGGTCGCTCTCGAAAAATCAGGCGGCCCAAGAATCAACGTCGAATCTGGAAGACAAGACAAATCATTTGATTCCATACGACAAATTCTTCCTCTCGGAATGTTGACTCAAAAAGATCAGTTGCCTTGTCTTGGAAAGATGAATCTCAACGTGCAGGATTTAGTTACGATCTCGGGCGCACGAACGATCGGATGGTTGGGCGCGGAATCTTTTACCGCCAATCCGTATTATTTCGACAACAGCTATTTTCATGTTCTCTTAAAAGCCGGGCTCGAAGGACCGCTTCTCATTCCGAACGACCGGGAACTTTTGAAAAACGACGAATCACGAGCCCTCGTTTTGGAATACGCCCTCAATCAAAATAAATTCTTCGAGGATTTTACTCGGACTTATTTGAAACTAACGACTTAAAAGAATTCTTTGTAATTTTTTTCTTGAACGAATCGGAATCCTCTCTAACTTGATCGATCGACCCTTTCCCGATTCTTTTATACATACAATTTCAGGAGTTATAAATGCAAAATGAAAATCAAAAATTCTCGATCGATGCAAAAGGGGAAGATCTATTCCTCATCTATCTAAAGAACGTCTTTTTTACCTTCATCACCTTCGGCGTTTATTATTTCTGGGCAAAGGTAAACACTCAAAAATTTGTTCACAGACACGTTCTATTTCAAGGTCAACGGTTTGATTATCACGGAACGGGTAAGGAAAATTTTATCGGTTTTATAAAAGCTCTCGGAATCATCGTTTTAGGATCCCTTTTCGCCGCAGGAATTTACTACGTCGCCTCTCTCCTCGGAACCTGGGCAAGGGCGCTCGTTACCATCGCTCTTTATATCGGAATTTTATGCGTCATTCCCTACGTCATCATCGGTTCCAAAAGATATTTTTTAAGTCGTACTTCGTTTAACAATATTCGATTTCGTTTTAGCGGAAAAGTGGACGAATTGATCAAAATTTTTATTCCGAACGCGCTTCTGTCAGTCGTCACTCTTGGAATTTATTCCCCATGGTTTATCAATCTTCTGGAAAAATTTCGAATCGAAAAATCCCATTTAGGAAACGCGGACTTTCAATACGACGGAAACGGTAAGGATTTATTTTTTATCTATCTCAAAGGAATCTTTTTCACGCCGTTTACCGCGGGAATTTACTTCTTCTGGTTTCACGCCAATGTTCACAACTACGTCTGGAATCACACAAAGTTTCAAGGAATCTCTTTTCGTTCCGAACTCAGAGGCGGAACGGTTTTTGTAAACTCGCTTATCGCAATCGTCTTAGTATTCTTCACTCTTGGAATCGGAGTTCCTTGGGCTTATCTCCGAGGTTTAAGAATCGTGATTCAATCCTTAACCTTGGATTCCGCTCCCGATCTATCGTCCATTCAGAGCGTGAGAGATCCGAACGCGAGCGCGTTGGCGGACGGAATATCCGAAGCAAGCGAGGCGATCGGTAGCATCTTCGGCAATTAAAAAGAATGCCCGATCTTTATTACGACGGCAAATCAGCCATTCCGGTTCCGGGAAATCTAATTTCCAAGGAGACCGGTTTGGTTTTCGAATCCTCGGCTTCGACTCCAAAAACATTCCATTTTTCTTATAAACAAATTCAATCCCTCGAAAAACTGGGAAACGAATACAGACTGGAACTAAAAAGCCAGAACGAAGAAGAATCCGATCCGATTCTTACCTTTGAATCCAAAGACAAAGCGGAGCAGATCAAAAAAAACAGAAGTAAGACGTTTGGAGACGGTTTTGGAGGTTTGATCTCTCGATTCTTACAACTTCCAAATTTGTATCAGATCCTCATCGCGGGAATTTTGGCGTTTGGAATCGGTTATCTTCTTTTTACAAAACTCGATCGACTCTATATTTTTGTTCCTGAATCCGCAGACAAATCTCTGGGAAATCTGATCGGGGAAAGGTTCGAAGCGAACTATTCCGAATGCAAAAATCGAAAACTAAGATACAGCATAGAAAAAATTACTAGAACAATTCTTCCTAAAAAAAGAAAAGATCAATATTCGATCCATGTCTTACGAAGCGCCGATATCAACGCGTTTGCGCTTCCGGGCGGAAAGATCTACATTCTTTCCGGACTGATTCAAGAATCAAAAACCCCGGAAGAGATCGCCGCGATTCTCGCTCACGAAATTTCTCATGTGGACGAAAGACACGGAATTCGACAGTTGATTCGTTTATTAGGAATTTCGATTGTAATCAAACTCGCGATCGGACTCGGGTTTGACGATATCGGTTCTTTGGAAACGATCACGGAGATCGTCAATACTCTCACGATCTTAAGATACTCGAGAGAATTTGAAGAGGAAGCCGACACAAACGCGTTTGAGATTCTTAAAAAATCGGGGGTCGGAGTGAAGGGCTTTATCGATTTTTTCGAAAGGGAAGAAGCAAAACTTGTCTCGGACAAAAAACCGCAGAGCAAAAAAAATACCAAAAAAGAAGAGAAGGATTGGGATCCGGCAAAAATCTTAGATTGGTTCAGCACACATCCTGATAATCAAACTAGAATTCAGAAGGCGAAGGAATTTTCAAAGGGTATTAGAACTCGAAAGAGAGAAATTCAAATAGAGAATTGGGAAACGATTCGGGAATCCTGCTCCGAATCTATTTGATTTCCTCCCAAGGAAAAAGCTCATGCACGGTGTTGCCTAACGCACGATCGAAACTTTCAAAGGACTTTAAAATTTCCTGAAGCAAGGCTTCACCGCTATTCGGATCACAGGCTTGTGCCTGATTGTTCTCGAGAAGATTCGATTCTAACTGCGTATCTTTCATTTTTTTTCCAGAGTCTTTTTTTATCATAATACATAAAGATTAGAGGGAAAAAACCGACAAAACCAACGAGACAAAATCTTTTTTCTAAGACAAGACGGGAAATTATTCTTAAATCGATTCCCAAATTTTTTCACACTCAAAAGTATGGGAGAAGATGGTCCAGTTTCAGCCGATACTCAATTCTCTCAAAAGTTACGAAGCGGGCAAACCGATCGAACTCGTGGTTCGCGAATTCGGAATCGATCCGGAAAAGGTGATCAAACTCGGATCCAATGAAAATCCCTTCGGCTGTTCTCCGGCGGTCGTAAAAGCGGTGCAAGACTTCGCACCGAAGATGTCCTACTACCCCGATGATTCTTATCTCGATCTCAAAAATTCTCTCGCTCAAAAATTCGACGTAACTCCGGATCGGATCATTCCCGGAAACGGAAGCGATCAGGTTTTAGACTTTGCGTGCAGATGTGTCTTGGCTCCGGGAGATTCGGTTCTTATCAATCGAATCACGTTTGCGATGTATCGGATCTACGCCCTCCAGTGCGGCGCAAAAGTCCACTCGACCGAAACGGTTCCGCACGACCTAAGCGCATTCTTAGATTTAGCAAAGGTCGTAAAACCTAAGATTTTGTTTTTATGCACCCCCTCCAACCCGGTCGGAGACGCGCTTTCCAAAGCGGACGTCTACGAGTTTTTAAGACAACTTTCCCCCGATACGTTAGTCGTCATTGACGCTGCTTATATGGAATTCGGAAAACAAAAGGATCCGGCAAAATTCATTCCCGCAAAGGAAGTTACGGATCTTTTTCCAAACGTCTTTTATACGGGAACTTTTTCGAAGGTCTACGGTCTCGGTGGAATGAGAATCGGCTATGGAATCGGGAATGCAGAGTTGATCAAAAATATTTATAAGATGCGTCCGCCCTTTAGCGTCGCCAATCTTTCCGCGCTCGCGGCAACGGAAGCCTTAAAAAACGAAGGTCACGTTGAAAATTATCTTAGAACCAATTTAGAAGAAATGAAACGTTACGAAAAATTTGCAACCGAACAGAGTATAGAATTTATCGATTCTTATGCGAACTTCATTACGTTGTTTGCGAGAAAACACGGAAAGTCCTCAACGGAAGTCGCCCAGTCGCTTTTACGAAAAGGGATAATTCTAAGAGATCTAAAAAGTTATGAACTCAATGCGATTCGAATCACAATCGGAAGACCGGAACAGAACGAAAAAGTCTTCGAAGCCTTAAAGGAAGAATTCCTATAAGAATTTTATAATTTTAGAATACGATTTTGCGCGAGTCCGAAAGTCTCACACCCGAGTTCGCGAAACCTTACCGAAAATGTAAATTAGATCTCAGAAAAAATCCGTCGGAACAACGACGAACCTCCGTGAAAGTCGCGCGCCCCGCCCTGATCTTGGGTGGAGGGGTGAGGTGGCGGGAAAAACTCGGGCCAAACTTTCCTCTATCAGAAAATCAAACTTCTTGCAAGTAAAAAGTCTTCCCTTTTCTTTCGTCGGAACTCCGACAAAAATTCTCATTGGGATCCAAATTGCATCTCAAACTAGCGAGTGAGGATAAAACAAGATCCCTAAAATTAAAAGACGGGTCTGCGTCGACGAACACAACGAATTTGTAACCGAAACGCAATTCTCCCTTTAAAAAAAGGGTTTAGAATTTTCTAAAAATACACGAAACGAATACTAAGCCTGAGAGGTCTTATCTTCGAAAGGAGGAAACATGTTCAACTCGGAAGCAAAACAAAAACAAACGAACTCGGCGATCAAAAGAAGTTCCAAACATTGGAATGCTGAATTTCAAACACAGAAAAACGAAAAAGAAACCAAAGATAATTTTTTAGAAACTACAAGTAAACAGTTTAGAATTCGCCCCGAACTCTACGACAAATAATCAGCGTCCCTTCTTCCAAGGCGTTTTTTCCCAAACCTTCTCCAGATATTCTTTGAGTTTTAACTCCATCCCGTTGCCGGTCGGAAAGTAAAAACGCGGAGGTTGTTCCGCTATCTCATCCGGGAAATAATTTTGTTCCTTAAAACCACCGAAATCGTGCGGATACACGTATCCTTGCGAGGCGCCTTCCTTCTTATGAAGAAAGGTGGGAGCGTTTCTGAGACGATTCGGAATTTTGATTCCGGTTCCATGTTCCCTTACAAAAGAAAGCGCCGCTCCGATCCCTTGATAACTCGCGTTCGACTTTGGACAAGAAGCAAGAAACGTAGTCACGTGTGCGAGAATCAATCTTCCTTCGGGCATACCGATCGCTTCGAGCGCGTGCAAACCGGAAACTGCAAGAGGCAGACCGTTGACCGAAGCGTTTCCGATATCCTCGCTCGCGAGAATGATCAGTCTTCGCATAATAAAAAGCGGATCCTCTCCGCCTTCGAGTAAAACGGCAAGATAGTATAACGCGGCGTCGGGATCGCTTCCTCTTACGGATTTGATAAACGCTGAGATAACGTCGTAGTGGGATTCTCCGCTCTTATCGTATTCGATCACTCGACTTTCCAAATATTCTTCGATATCGGTTTTTGAAATTTCGGACTCGGGAGGAAAACTAAAACTGATTCCTTCTAAGTTGGAAAGAAGTTTTCTTCCATCCCCTCCGGAGAATCGAATGAGAGTTTCTTTCGCTTCGTCGCTGAGTTTGATCGGAGGTGAAAGATTGGAAAGGCCTCTTTCCAAAAGAGAGGATTGTTCTTCCAAACTCAAGGGTTCGATTTTAAGAATTTGACATCTCGATAAAAGAGGTCTTGTGATTCGAAACGCAGGATTTTCGGTCGTGGCTCCGATAAGCACGAGGTGACCGGTTTCCACACCTTTCAAAAGACTATCTTGTTGCGAAGCGCTGAAACGATGGATCTCGTCCAAAAATAGTAAAATTGTTCCTTCTCTTTCCGCTCTTTCCAATAATTTTTTGATCTCGGCGACTCCGGTCGAAACTGCGTTGTATTCGACATACGGAAGATTCCATTTCCTGCATAGAATGCCGGCTAACGTGGATTTTCCCGTCCCCGGAGGACCGTAAAGAATGATCGAAACGGGAGAACGATAGTTTACAAGTTGTTTAGTAGCACGGGATTGGCCGATCACTTCCTCAAAAGAAGAAGGACGAATCTTATGAGCCAAGGGAGGAATCGGCTTTTTTGTAAAGAGATCGCTCAAGCGGATTCCAATTCGTTTCGAATCTTACGAAGACAGGTTCTAATCGTTGCGTTGCAGACGTCGCAGGCGCTGTGACAACAAACCAGAGATTGTTCTCGGATGTTTCCTTGCAGAATGTTTTCGATCAGCGCCGAAATCCGAATCGGAAGATCGAATAGATCCAAGTTCTCGCGGATGACCTCTTCTCTTGTTTTAGGAAATAAATTAGGCTGATTGGTTTCCAAAAATTCGACCTTGATTACAATCCATTCTTCTTATCATAAGACTGCGACAAAACGCAGAAGGTTTACATTCCGCCTCCGACCCAACCGAATTGGATCAGATAATAGAATACTATAAACCGAGGAATTCGAAAAAGACAACCCTGAAAAAAAAGAACATATCTCATTTTCATCGCTCCCGCCGCGAGAGAAACCCATGAATACGGAAGCGGGGTCAGAGCCGCCAAAACCACGGCCCAAAATCCGTAACGATGCAGGTAGTGTTCGAGTTTTTGTTCGTGCTTTTTTACAAAACTCGCAACACCTTCGATTTTAGGCAGAAGAATTCTTCCGGTTAAATACGAGATCGTTCCTCCGATCAGACTTCCGATCGAAGCCGAAACGATGACAAGAATGGAATTCAATTTTCCGGCGACCGCGATCATCAAAAAAACGTCGGGTGGAATAAAAACGTGCAAAGAATCCGCGAGAAGAATTCCGATCCCAACTCCGAAAACACCTGTGATTTCGATAAACTTCTGCGAAACCGCAAGGACCGGTTCGGGAAAAACTCTCGCGAGGAACACAACTCCCAAAACGAGAATTACGATTCCGACTAACGTTTGGCGAAATAATTTACGAACGACTCGATCCGGCTCTTTATCCGGAACTTCTTCATTTTCTGTGGAACATTCTTTCGAGGTCATCTCTGCTCAACTTAACTAAGGTAGGTCTTCCGTGCGGACAACGGGAGGGATTTTCACAATAACTCAATCGGTTTAAAATTTCAGCGAGGATCGGATCGGAAAGATGATCCCCCTTTTTGATCGCGGACCGGCAAGCCACACATTTCGCCATAAGATCGTATAACTCGGGTTCGCTGGATTCTTTTCCTTCGGTTCGGTTTAAAAAATCGAGAATGATTTCTTTTTCCTGGCCCGGCTCCATATAAGCGGGAATTTCCCTTAACACGACGCTGTCCTCTCCTAAAGCGTCTAAGAATATTCCAACTTCCTCATATTCTTTTCTTCGATTTAAAATGTCTTCTTGTTCTTGTTTGGAAACGTCGATTCGAATCGGAGTCAAGAGCGGCTGAATCCCGTAATTCTTCTTTTCGAGTTTTCTCAAAACTTCTTCGTAACGAATCCGTTCGTGCGCAGTATGTTGATCGATGATATAAAAACCGTCTTCCGCTTCCGCGAGAATAAAAGTCTCAAACAAAACGCCGAAATGTTTTTTAGGAATAAAAGAAGAATGTTTTACAACGTTATCCGTCAGAGCGTTCAAAGAAGCTCCCGGTCCCATCTGATCCAGATTAAAACCTTCCTGACGAGGAACGTCCGCAAACATATCTCGGCTCAAAAGAGGGCTTTGTCCGTTTCCGGCAGGAGAATGCGCCTGATAAAGAGAACTGCTTTTAAACGCCTCCGGCATCGGTCTTAAGAGACGTTTCTTGAGTTCTAAAAAACTGACCGGCGTGCTCGAACGAAGTTCCTTTTGAATGAGAGTCAAAAAGAATCCGTTGAACCCTTCTTCGTCTAAAAAACGAATTTCTTTCTTAGCGGGATGAACGTTGACGTCCACTCGGGAAGGATCGATTTCAAAAAATAAAAAACAATACGGATGTCCGTTCGGAGGAAGGAGCTCGTCATAGGCTTTTTTTAAGAGCACGGAACTATATTTGATTTCGATAGGACGCCCGTTGATAAATAAAAACTGACCGGTTCGATTGGACTTATAAAAATCGGGATCGCTGATATAACCGAAGGCCTTGATTCCTCCGCGTTCTAAACTCACTTCCAAAAGATGATCTCGGAAGTTTTCACCAAAAAGATCGATGATTCTATCTTTTTTATTCTCCCTCGCCGGAAGCACATAAACTTCCTTTCCGTCTTGGAACAAACGAAAACGAATGTCCTCTCTCGCCAAAGCTTGAGTCGTAACACGGTCTCGAATTTTTTTATCTTCGGAACGAATCGATTTTAAGAATTTTCTACGAACCGGAGTATTGAAAAACAATTCTTCCACGAGAATTTTAGTTCCCGTAAAACCGGGAATTTCTTCTTTCTCTGAAATTTTACCGCCGATCGACTGAATCTTCCAAGCGGTCTTTTGATCCTTTGTTCCGCTTTCTAACGTTAGGCGAGAGACCGAGGCGATCGAAGCCAGCGCTTCCCCACGGAATCCGTAACTCAAAACGGTTTCCAGGTCCCTATAATCTTTGATCTTACTCGTCGCGTGTCTTTTCAGAGCCGGTTCTAAATCCTCGGGATCGATTCCGAAACCGTTGTCTGTGATTCTTAAAAGAGAAAGTCCGCCATCCTTGGATTCGATGTCGACTTGAGTAGCGCCGGCGTCCATAGAATTTTCAATGAGTTCTTTGACGACTGAGTGAGCCGATTCGATGACTTCACCCGCAGCGATTTGATTGATGAGTTCGGGGCTGAGTTCCCTGATTTTTCCCATGGACTTGATTCCAGTCTCGGGAGCCCGAGCGTCACTGTCAAGGACGGGAACCCTGGAATTCTACATTTTTCCGACATCTTCTATCGGAAACCCAAACTTCCATTCTTATCCGGAATCAAATTCTCAGTCGAAATTTACGTGTAACTCGAAAGAGATCGTGGGCTCTAAAACTTCAAGTTACAAACTGCTATAAATCAAAAATGAAAGCAAAATAGTTTTTTTCAAAGTGATAATTACGATCCATTCTTGTTATAAGAATCCCTAATTTATTTAACTACATTATATAATGTAGATATAATCTTTTTCATTTAAGTCTTGTAACAAAAAGAGATTCGAATTCTTTTTCGTAAGGATTGTTTTTCAAAGAACGTCCATTGCAAAGAAAGGTTGTTTTAGAATTCTTATGTTCGAATTTCCAATTCTCCGTGAAAAATATTTACTGAAATTAATAAATGAAATTCATAAAACCAGAGATCCATCCAAATCATCTGATTCAAATCAAAACCTTCCGGCATCGGCGCAAGAATCTATTGGAGAATTCGAAAAATCAAAATGAACTTCCGGAAAGAATATAATCTTGAAAACTTTGTAAGACTTTCTTTGGATCTGATCTCGATTCAAAGATTGGACGGAACCGTCCTCCAAGTAAATCCTTCCTTTGAAAGAATCCTCGGATGGACCGAGCAGGATCTCCTCGGGAAAAATCCGTTTGATCTTTTGCATCCCGAAGATCTTGAATCCACACTCAAAGAAATCTCGAAATTGAACCAGGGAGTTCCGACCATTTCCTTTCAAAATCGATACCGATGCGCGGACGGAAAGTATAAATATTTTGAGTGGTCTTCCTTTCCGGATCTAAAGGCCGGATTGTTGTACACCTCCGGCCGCGACATCACCGAGCTTGTCGAATCCAATCGAAAAATCAGTCAACTCGCCGCAGAGCTCAAGGAAGCAAACGATCGTTTGTTCGAACAAGCCTCGACCGATCCTCTGACAAAGATTAAAAATAGAAGGGCTTTCAGCGAAGATTTGCATTATCTCATTCATCTTACGCAAAGACAAGAAGGCCAAATTTCACTGATGATGATCGACGCAGATCATTTCAAAGAATACAACGATCAATTCGGTCATCCGGAAGGAGATCAGGTTTTGGTTCAACTTGCGGGTCTACTTCTAAAAACGACGAGAGAAAGTGATATCGTCGCGCGTTACGGAGGGGAAGAATTCATAATTGCTCTTCCGAACACATCGGTGGAAGAAGCCATTCCAATCGCGGAAACATTGGCCAAAACGATTCGAGAGTATTCTTGGGAAAAAAAGGGAATCACGATCAGCGTCGGAATTTCGACGATTCAGTTTCATTCTTCCCTGATTGCTGAAAAAATGGATTTCCCGAAATTTCTAATAGAGAACGCGGACAAGGCCTTATATCATTCAAAAGTCAACGGAAGAAATCAAGTAACTCATCACTCACTCATTCCTCCGGACAGTTTGCTTCCTTGTTCTCGTTCAAAGTTCGATTTTACGAATTCGGATTGACTCTTTCAGATTTAAGGATTTTGAAGATGGCTTATAAGAATGAATACAATCTTGAGAAATTTTACAATTACTCCCTGGACTTATTTTCTATTCAGAGAATGGATGGGACCGTCATTTCGGTCAACCCGTCCTTTAAAAGAATTTTAGGTTGGTCCGAAGAAGAACTCCTTGGCAAAAGTCCTTTCGACCTTTTACATCCGGAGGACATTGAAGAATCGGTTCGAGAATTTTCCAAACTGGACAAGGGAATTCCAAAGGCTGCCATTCAAAACCGAGTTCGGTGCTTAAACGGAAATTATAAATATCTTTCCTGGACCGGCTTTCCTGATCTCGAATCCGGTTTGATCTATATCACAGGTCGTGATATCACCGAACTCGTCGAATCTAACCAAAAGATCAGCCAACTCGCGATCGAACTCAAAGAAGCAAACGATCGATTGTTTGAACAAGCTTCAACCGACCCTCTGACA
This is a stretch of genomic DNA from Leptospira tipperaryensis. It encodes these proteins:
- a CDS encoding M48 family metallopeptidase, with protein sequence MPDLYYDGKSAIPVPGNLISKETGLVFESSASTPKTFHFSYKQIQSLEKLGNEYRLELKSQNEEESDPILTFESKDKAEQIKKNRSKTFGDGFGGLISRFLQLPNLYQILIAGILAFGIGYLLFTKLDRLYIFVPESADKSLGNLIGERFEANYSECKNRKLRYSIEKITRTILPKKRKDQYSIHVLRSADINAFALPGGKIYILSGLIQESKTPEEIAAILAHEISHVDERHGIRQLIRLLGISIVIKLAIGLGFDDIGSLETITEIVNTLTILRYSREFEEEADTNAFEILKKSGVGVKGFIDFFEREEAKLVSDKKPQSKKNTKKEEKDWDPAKILDWFSTHPDNQTRIQKAKEFSKGIRTRKREIQIENWETIRESCSESI
- a CDS encoding peroxidase family protein, coding for MLLVNFENEREISLPENSTPQSLLEISLANGIPHTHACGGNARCSTCRVLVLENPSNLSEPQQKEKDLSQKKGFPESVRLACQAKVLGDVRVRRIVLDDEDYNLTIPGSATISGEEKEIAILFSDIRDFTSFSESHLPYDVIHILNRYFYKMGDIVLKHGGKIDKYIGDGLMALFGVDGGSAEEVCISALRAAKEMELELYSLNEYLKSHFHISFRIGVGVHYGSCILGQLGHPANMSFTAIGDSVNMASRIESKTKKAGATVLVSESLYEQVRGRVRKGRTFSTKLKGKTGDYKLYEIQEILKKASLNTWEEARNYLRKIILVRETGSWLKLVYHIACLFDEKENWLGLGAAAHFQNFRTLSENQDLVANLDRIIEAKETFSQKSETSYSLADFLALAGAVALEKSGGPRINVESGRQDKSFDSIRQILPLGMLTQKDQLPCLGKMNLNVQDLVTISGARTIGWLGAESFTANPYYFDNSYFHVLLKAGLEGPLLIPNDRELLKNDESRALVLEYALNQNKFFEDFTRTYLKLTT
- a CDS encoding YjgN family protein is translated as MQNENQKFSIDAKGEDLFLIYLKNVFFTFITFGVYYFWAKVNTQKFVHRHVLFQGQRFDYHGTGKENFIGFIKALGIIVLGSLFAAGIYYVASLLGTWARALVTIALYIGILCVIPYVIIGSKRYFLSRTSFNNIRFRFSGKVDELIKIFIPNALLSVVTLGIYSPWFINLLEKFRIEKSHLGNADFQYDGNGKDLFFIYLKGIFFTPFTAGIYFFWFHANVHNYVWNHTKFQGISFRSELRGGTVFVNSLIAIVLVFFTLGIGVPWAYLRGLRIVIQSLTLDSAPDLSSIQSVRDPNASALADGISEASEAIGSIFGN
- a CDS encoding EAL domain-containing response regulator codes for the protein MNGNEISKKESGDSKPVILLVDDELIILRGLKEQLKLAFGKEYDIETAEDAESAWEILEEYMASGIDIPVIICDQVMPGVKGDELLIRIHNRNPDIRKIMLTGQASADAVGNALNHANLYRYLSKPWDSNDLILTIREALKSYFKDVSLLDLNQKLEKTLLYDRETELPNLESLRRSLDEREVLKIPSTLSVIRIESSTSTTHHFGVGVYHKVLSQFLNSLSTFLGKSGRLFHLYQDEVAVLSDLEESKFHSLLVAFRILLRSEYLEADGISFRVNVSIGVATDYTALYYKARIAMMNAAQNRELELMQYSNSMEEGDQYQINLILGRKLNDAINAGNVIPYFQGIYDNKLERITKFECLARIQEGDQVYSPASFISIARSTGIIRLLTPIMIEKSLRYFSKHPEYSFSVNISESDLEKKGFVLWVVSRLQHYGILPERLTLEILETDRLAGGDRGLETIKELKECGCKIAIDDFGVDQSNFERLMEIDPDYIKIDGKFIKGIHLSQTPFLLTSAMTEMAHRIGAKVIAEFVAGKEEFDTVRTLGVEYCQGYYIMEPSPEILPIPQVSL